The following proteins come from a genomic window of Miscanthus floridulus cultivar M001 chromosome 2, ASM1932011v1, whole genome shotgun sequence:
- the LOC136537614 gene encoding large ribosomal subunit protein uL22-like: protein MVKYSREPSNPTKSAKAMGRDLRVHFKNTRETAFAIRKLHLAKAKRYLEDVIAHKQAIPYRRYCGGVGRTAQAKSRHSNGQGRWPAKSARFILDLLKNAESNAEVKGLDVDTLYVSHIQVNQAQKQRRRTYRAHGRINPYMSSPCHIELMLSEKEEPVKKEADTQIAPRKA from the exons ATG GTGAAGTACTCGAGGGAGCCGTCCAACCCCACCAAAT CCGCCAAGGCTATGGGTCGGGACCTGCGTGTGCACTTTAAG AACACACGTGAGACAGCTTTTGCCATCAGGAAGCTGCATCTCGCCAAGGCTAAAAGGTATCTTGAGGATGTGATTGCCCACAAGCAAGCCATTCCCTACCGTAGGTACTGTGGCGGTGTTGGACGGACAGCACAAGCTAAGTCTCGCCACTCCAATGGTCAGGGACGTTGGCCTGCCAAGTCTGCTAGGTTCATTTTGGATCTTCTCAAGAATGCAGAGAGCAATGCTGAG GTTAAGGGATTGGATGTCGATACACTTTATGTGTCGCATATTCAGGTGAACCAAGCTCAGAAGCAGCGGCGCCGGACTTACCGTGCTCATGGGCGCATCAACC CATACATGTCTTCCCCATGCCACATTGAGCTGATGCTTTCAGAGAAGGAAGAGCCAGTGAAGAAAGAG GCTGATACCCAAATTGCACCCAGGAAGGCTTAG